One segment of Cutaneotrichosporon cavernicola HIS019 DNA, chromosome: 4 DNA contains the following:
- a CDS encoding uncharacterized protein (Zinc finger, C2H2 type), translating to MESTPEEEGYDPTSRHPLRRIREDPLQPDLVPERQERSDSVSLPGIKALLNAADQPSLMSPFGASFFGGIKSSTQLSTSTLDSPTSRTSRFSSMTSSTADSPGWWAPDDRSSGFSRSSSFSARGGEPDYKRRRSDLPPIPPDADETARLKWQAQSRNASYPATLSGSASGSGGGGGGLRGMLYPPPTMRGSISGTPLTSRMSPDLMFDHHASSRSSPMTGPLSSKFADLHAGERSPPSEAPTPLRARSPTDRRLSLFPRPENTPGGPPHPSAQPGQRLSLTGPPSPEPTAPAPRRSSLAEQIMVQSGDATLAQSGRLFNHDTPHDRDVPYIARRESTESNISATFANHLIQEPESVAPVRDRRAALVAPLPGARRPSFGLVSEDEPETKGDPGMRGMEVLAESARRVADAERKDSMEDDQPAGSPAKPSGGPTGPKYPCQYCKKAFTRPSSLRIHTYSHTGERPYVCPDPTCGRKFSVQSNLKRHAKVHHQNNQQQNAMGNHHARQHPPPGPSMMGRGPPQPGAYGYPGHPPHPAHGPPMPPPHMVHPSHHPHAPGPYGPPPAGFLPNPAFPIHPGPPRGHYRGPIRSNDHHGPPGVPYHVDQRRLSHPHEGSQGPLPRPGPHSGPGAGEAEWETDEEEDELDEDE from the exons ATGGAATCTACGccagaagaagaaggtTATGATCCTACCTCGCGGCACCCTCTTCGCCGCATTCGCGAGGATCCTCTACAGCCGGACCTGGTACCGGAGCGCCAGGAGCGCAGCGACAGCGTTAGCCTCCCAGGCATCAAGGCACTGCTCAATGCGGCTGATCAGCCGTCGCTCATGTCTCCGTTCGGGGCTTCGTTCTTTGGAGGGATCAAGTCATCTACGCAGTTGAGCACGTCCACTCTCGACTCGCCTACGTCGCGCACATCACGATTTTCGTCCATGACTTCATCCACCGCCGACAGCCCAGGATGGTGGGCCCCCGATGACCGTTCCAGCGGATTTTCGAGGTCGTCATCGTTCAGTGCTCGTGGCGGCGAACCCGACTACAAGCGCCGTCGATCCGACCTTCCACCCATCCCGCCAGATGCAGACGAGACGGCGCGCCTCAAGTGGCAGGCGCAGAGCCGCAACGCCTCGTACCCGGCGACGCTGTCAGGTAGCGccagcggcagcggcggtggcggtggcggacTGCGGGGCATGCTCTACCCGCCGCCCACCATGCGCGGTTCCATCAGTGGCACGCCGTTGACGTCTCGGATGTCGCCGGACTTGATGTTTGACCACcacgcctcgtcgcgcagctcaccTATGACAGGCCCCCTGTCGAGCAAGTTTGCCGACCTTCACGCGGGCGAGCGTAGCCCCCCGTCGGAGGCCCCGACGCCCTTGCGCGCCCGCTCCCCTACCGACAGGCGTCTCTCGCTGTTTCCGCGCCCAGAAAACACTCCCGGTGGGCCACCACATCCGAGCGCGCAGCCAGGCCAGCGCTTATCTCTGACGGGTCCGCCATCACCAGAGCCTACTGCGCCTGCCCCCCGTCGGTCTTCCCTAGCAGAGCAGATCATGGTCCAGAGTGGTGACGCTACGCTTGCGCAGAGCGGGCGATTATTCAATCACGACACTCCTCACGACCGCGATGTCCCATACATTGCTCGCCGCGAGTCTACAGAGTCCAACATCTCGGCAACGTTTGCCAACCACTTGATACAGGAGCCAGAGTCGGTGGCTCCTGTGCGCGATCGTCGCGCTGCCCTTGTCGCGCCCCTGCCTGGGGCACGTCGCCCATCTTTTGGCCTGGTGTCTGAAGATGAGCCTGAGACCAAGGGCGACCCCGGCATGCGCGGAATGGAGGTACTTGCCGAGTCGGCACGGCGCGTGGCAGATGCGGAACGCAAGGACAGCATGGAGGACGATCAGCCGGCTGGCAGCCCCGCAAAGCCCTCTGGGGGACCGACAGGGCCAAAATACCCCTGCCAGTACTGCAAGAAGGCGTTTACCCGCCCCAGTTCACTGCGCATCCATACATACAGCC ATACTGGTGAGCGCCCGTACGTTTGCCCGGATCCTACGTGTGGACGTAAGTTCTCGGTACAGTCCAATCTCAAGCGCCATGCCAAAGTGCACCACCAGAACAACCAGCAGCAAAATGCGATGGGCAATCACCATGCGCGACAGCACCCTCCACCTGGTCCCTCGATGATGGGTCGTGGCCCACCACAACCAGGTGCTTATGGATACCCCggccatcctcctcatccagcGCACGGGCCACCTATGCCGCCACCGCACATGGTTCATCCATCACATCACCCACACGCGCCTGGTCCGTATGGCCCTCCGCCGGCGGGGTTCCTGCCTAACCCGGCGTTCCCCATTCATCCTGGTCCGCCGCGTGGTCATTACCGAGGACCGATTCGTTCGAACGACCACCACGGTCCACCTGGTGTGCCATACCACGTCGACCAGCGGAGACTGTCACATCCGCACGAAGGAAGTCAAGGACCACTCCCACGGCCGGGGCCACACAGTGGCCCTGGTGCAGGTGAAGCGGAGTGGGAaacggacgaggaggaggacgagctggacgaggatgagtAA
- the GLN4 gene encoding uncharacterized protein (Belongs to the class-I aminoacyl-tRNA synthetase family), whose protein sequence is MPPKFDPTKPEVAALIKEFEAFGLSTNSATELVRTPKAGNAFRSLVDENGLAGKSFGNNQANALVKLSAVSTKLSPEARKYVLNRIVAGDLKSPDQVAASVKYLEKSPSLPVDTAAFDKASGVEHAATLSFPPKSWSDQGPFLGGIKNSDSDLKWAPTADLKAAVDAYFTEVFGSRESASKAKGEAAAASKAKAAKEPKKKAAAPKPAETTYEASTSNSPYIPTRIFQEGFLSEFHKVGGNPQISLKLKEEHLKWTGGQVYTRFPPEPNGYLHIGHVKAIMIDFGYAKFHNGRTYLRYDDTNPEAEEGKYFQSILETVRWLGFEPWKVTYSSDNFDKLYALALDLTKRGGAYICFCDAEKIKADRGGGKGNPVPCEHRDRSIEDNVRDLEKMKNGVYKEGEACLRMKMDLTSGNPYMWDTVAYRVKNAPHHRTGDKWKIYPTYDFTHCLCDSFENITHSLCTTEFVSARQSYEWLCDAVEVYKPRQYEFARLNLQGTFLSKRKVRRLVEHNLVKSWDDPRLYTIIALRRRGIPPGALLAFVSELGVTTLVSETQLQKFESTVRRYLEDTAPRLMMVLKPIKLIIDNVPDDYKVPVQVPLHPKVPAMGSVETMFTKEVYIDAEDFRTEDSPDYFRLAPGKSVGLFKAPFPVTCTSFKTDSNGNVTEIHCNLDNEGEFKKPKAYIQWVQAPGAVHIDEVRYFHPLFKHDPPPKDFESDVNPDSIEVFTGAVVEPAFYELAKKETTTARAEAHAHTQKAATENEVANDEAKPADHVPQALGDEPVVTADQLVGMENIRFQAMRLAYFAVDSDSKLSCLDEAADAKPGKRPGDKIVLNRIVSLKEDAGKKA, encoded by the exons ATGCCACCCAAGTTTGATCCTACCAAACCcgaggtcgccgcgctcatcAAGGAGTTCGAGGCCTTTGGCCTGAGCACCAACTCTGCGACTGAGCTCGTGCGCACGCCAAAGGCTGGCAACGCCTTCCGTTCTCTCGTCGATGAGAACGGCCTCGCCGGCAAGTCGTTTGGGAACAACCAGGccaacgccctcgtcaAGCTCTCCGCCGTTAGCACCAAGCTCTCCCCAGAGGCACGCAAGTATGTGCTCAACCGCATCGTCGCAGGTGACCTCAAGTCGCCAGACCAGGTGGCTG CTAGCGTCAAGTACCTCGAGAAGTCCCCATCCCTCCCCGTCGACACTGCTGCCTTTGACAAGGCATCCGGAGTTG AGCACGCCGCTAccctctccttcccacCCAAGTCGTGGTCCGACCAGGGTCccttcctcggcggcatcaAGAACAGCGACTCTGACTTGAA ATGGGCTCccaccgccgacctcaaggccgcTGTTGACGCTTATTTCACTGAAGTCTTCGGGTCCAGAGAATCTGCAAGCAAGGCGAAgggcgaggccgccgctgcgtccaaggccaaggctgcaAAG GagcccaagaagaaggctgcgGCCCCCAAGCCTGCTGAGACGACGTACGAGGCATCGACTTCCAATTCCCCCTACATCCCCACGCGCATCTTTCAGGAGGGATTCCTCTCCGAGTTCCACAAGGTCGGCGGGAACCCGCAGATTAGCCTGAAGCTGAAGGAGGAGCATCTCAAGTGGACCGGCGGCCAGGTCTACACTCGTTTCCCTCCCGAGCCCAACGGGTATCTCCACATCGGCCACGTTAAGGCCATCATGATCGACTTTGGCTATGCCAAGTTCCACAACGGCAGGACATATCTGCGCTACGATGACACCAATCCCGAAGCTGAGGAGGGCAAGTACTTCCAGTCGATCCTCGAGACCGTGCGCTGGCTCGGCTTTGAGCCGTGGAAGGTCACGTACTCAAGCGACAACTTTGATAAGCTGTATGCTCTCGCGTTGGACCTGACGAAGCGTGGTGGCGCGTACATCTGCTTCTGTGATGCGGAGAAGATCAAGGCGGAccgcggcggtggcaagGGTAACCCGGTGCCGTGCGAGCACCGGGACCGCTCCATCGAGGACAACGTCCGCGACCTGGAGAAGATGAAGAACGGCGTCtacaaggagggcgaggcgtgCCTCCGCATGAAGATGGACCTGACGAGCGGTAACCCGTACATGTGGGACACGGTCGCGTACCGTGTCAAGAATGCGCCACACCACCGCACGGGCGACAAGTGGAAGATCTACCCAACCTACGACTTCACACACTGCCTGTGTGACTCGTTTGAGAATATCACCCACTCTCTGTGCACCACTGAGTTTGTTTCTGCCCGCCAGTCGTACGAGTGGCTCTGCGACGCGGTCGAAGTCTACAAACCGCGTCAGTACGAGTTCGCgcgcctcaacctccaggGCACATTCCTTTCCAAGCGCAAggtgcgccgcctcgtcgagcacaacctcgtcaagaGCTGGGACGACCCCCGCCTCTACACGATCATCGCGCTCCGCCGCCGTGGTATTCCACCCGGTGCGTTGTTGGCGTTCGTCTCCGAGCTCGGTGTCACCACGCTCGTCTCCGAAACCCAGCTCCAGAAGTTTGAGTCGACCGTGAGGAGGTATCTTGAGGACACTGCACCTCGTCTCATGATGGTGCTCAAGCCCATCAAGCTCATCATTGACAACGTGCCGGACGACTACAAGGTGCCCGTTCAGGTGCCACTGCACCCCAAGGTGCCCGCAATGGGCTCTGTCGAGACCATGTTCACCAAGGAGGTGTACATTGACGCAGAGGACTTCCGCACAGAGGACTCGCCAGACTACTTCCGTCTTGCGCCTGGCAAGAGTGTTGGTCTTTTCAAGGCGCCGTTCCCCGTGACGTGTACGTCGTTCAAGACAGACTCGAATGGCAACGTCACCGAGATCCACTGCAACCTCGACAACGAGGGCGAGTTCAAGAAACCCAAGGCCTACATCCAGTGGGTGCAGGCTCCTGGAGCAGTGCacatcgacgaggtgcgctACTTCCACCCGCTGTTCAAGCACGACCCGCCACCCAAGGACTTTGAGAGCGACGTCAACCCTGACTCGATCGAGGTGTTTACTGGTGCGGTCGTCGAGCCCGCGTTCTACGAGCTCGCGAAGAAGGAGACCACGACGGCTCGTGCAGAGGCGCACGCGCACACTCAGAAGGCGGCTACCGAGAACGAGGTGGCCAACGATGAGGCCAAGCCCGCCGACCACGTGCCCCAGGctctcggcgacgagcccgtcgtcaccgccgaccagctcgtcggcatgGAGAACATCCGCTTCCAGGCCATGCGTCTCGCATACTTTGCCGTCGACTCTGACAGCAAGCTCTCTtgccttgacgaggcggcTGACGCCAAGCCTGGCAAGCGCCCAGGCGACAAGATTGTCCTCAACCGCATCGTGTCACTCAAGGAAGATGCTGGCAAGAAGGCATAG
- a CDS encoding uncharacterized protein (GAL4-like Zn(II)2Cys6 (or C6 zinc) binuclear cluster DNA-binding domain) produces the protein MAEHMFDNENNEEDRAASAALSTLFNHEQVQAYGIELGPFPTEGASEDVAAAASLVEASASGPVTPGPHADKPETLASASPAVGVPMDADVDADAHVDADTALDPSLAEPMDEMPPPLESIPLPNPESAQRPKRPGTSRQHMLTRGGACEFCKRRKLKCTAEMPQCAACRRSNRECVYSQKKQRSRMKLLEDKVNELENRLATSPTPRQEVHEGLFTAQGPQLPEAPSAGVELAFLGLREHSSLTLADMTLTPGGKHHEEPDLMTLADAAAADTDGRMPWDGLEPQVIADEIVKAIIGHDRGGVGEKICAHLIQVFISQSDAKLVHWLISPSYLWARLTGRGGSQPHPAFLLALMPVLMPYSPNPTLSHHKTISAVSDTVCVPSRALEQQALSTLDPRVLDLVCAATLRSLALAGGGRFVDGWNENSTACSLLWATGLGKLSGVGEMFVAPEKRPADRAMRLDREHRSRLVRAKGQIVPPPSDAQDVAERIRLFWSVWINDCANGISWNWPCDISVEETTTPLPRDSYDTDEDLTDNTTLHDFLTERVHSSPTDGKFTSRIKSLALAYAASRQLDRAPSVATPDVTARLLRICRRHMAMMRPFAPTTPDEAKLQGGDNQDWMTMYAALLLLYAKEELDAPSPAEKTEARDKMVEAGMNATRCIQAALDAGDTEMEGYDIVAPSIWFVVGRALHHVANRIEASEPLRAAGLRDIVRVNVTATGTCCKTLKLNDVYYQMMFNVSMDQEVMLGEYRRPDNSDFDPQQRAGQF, from the exons ATGGCCGAGCACATGTTCGACAACGAGAACAACGAGGAGGatcgcgccgcctcggccgcacTCTCAACCCTCTTCAACCACGAACAAGTCCAGGCGTACGGTATCGAGCTTGGCCCCTTCCCCACGGAAGGCGCGAGTGAGGACgtggccgcggccgcgtcCTTGGTTGAAGCCTCTGCATCTGGGCCCGTCACCCCTGGGCCGCACGCGGACAAGCCGGAGACGCTGGCGTCGGCCTCACCGGCTGTAGGCGTGCCAATGGATGCGGATGTGGATGCTGATGCCCATGTGGACGCGGATACAGCGTTAGACCCCTCCCTCGCCGAGCCAATGGACGAgatgccgccgccgctcgagTCTATCCCTCTTCCCAATCCCGAATCTGCGCAGCGCCCCAAGCGCCCCGGCACGTCGCGGCAGCATATGCTTACCCGCGGTGGTGCATGCGAGTTCTGTAAGCGCCGCAAGCTCAAGTGTACCGCCGAGATGCCGCAGTGCGCGGCCTGCCGCCGCAGTAATCGCGAGTGCGTGTACAGCCAGAAGAAGCAGCGGAGCCGGATGAAGCTACTCGAAGACAAGgtcaacgagctcgagaaccGGCTCGCCACTAGTCCCACTCCCCGCCAAGAGGTGCATGAGGGTCTGTTTACCGCCCAGGGACCCCAGTTGCCCGAAGCGCCGAGtgctggcgtcgagctcgcaTTCCTTGGGCTCCGCGAGCACTCGTCCCTCACGCTTGCGGATATGACCCTCACTCCCGGCGGCAAGCATCATGAGGAGCCGGATCTCATGACGCTCGCGGACGCAGCTGCGGCCGATACCGACGGCCGTATGCCGTGGGACGGGTTGGAGCCGCAGGTGATCGCGGATGAGATTGTCAAGGCTATCATCGGGCACGATCGcggtggcgtcggcgagaagATCTGTGCGCACCT TATCCAAGTCTTCATCAGCCAGTCCGACGCAAAGCTCGTACACTGGCTCATCTCGCCTTCGTACCTCTGGGCGCGCCTCACAGGCCGTGGCGGGTCGCAGCCGCACCcggccttcctcctcgcactCATGCCAGTTCTGATGCCGTactcgcccaaccccacctTGTCGCATCATAAGACCATCTCGGCTGTGTCGGATACTGTATGTGtgccctcgcgcgcacTGGAGCAGCAAGCTCTGTCAACACTCGACCCGcgtgtcctcgacctcgtgtGTGCCGCCACCCTCCGCTCTCTCGCTCTTGCGGGCGGTGGTCGATTTGTTGATGGATGGAACGAGAACTCGACAGCCTGCTCCCTCCTCTGGGCCACTGGGCTTGGGAAGCTtagcggcgtcggcgagatgTTTGTCGCTCCCGAGAAGCGGCCTGCTGACCGCGCCAtgcgcctcgaccgcgaACACCGCTCCCGCCTCGTGCGCGCCAAAGGACAGAtcgtgccgccgccgagcgacgcgcaggacgtcgccgagcgtATCCGTCTCTT ttgGTCAGTGTGGATCAACGACTGCGCCAATGGCATTTCGTGGAACTGGCCATGCGACATTTCGGTGGAGGAGACAACGACACCTCTCCCGCGCGACAGCTATGATACGGACGAGGACCTGACGGACAACACTACTCTGCACGATTTCCTGACCGAGCGCGTGCacagctcgccgaccgaCGGCAAGTTTACGTCCCGCATCAAGAGCCTGGCGCTTGCGTATGCAGCGAGCCGGCAGCTCGACCGCGCACCCTCGGTCGCAACTCCGGACGTGACGGCCCGCCTCCTGCGTATTTGCCGGCGGCACATGGCGATGATGCGCCCCTTCGCCCCGACCACGCcggacgaggccaagctgcAAGGCGGGGACAACCAGGACTGGATGACCATGTACGCAGCGCTGTTGCTTCTCtacgccaaggaggagctggacgcgccctctcccgccgagaagacggaggcgcgcgacaagATGGTCGAGGCGGGGATGAACGCGACCCGGTGTATCCAGGCTGCACTGGATGCGGGTGACaccgagatggaggggtACGACATTGTGGCGCCGAGCATCTGGTTCGTCGTTGGCCGGGCGCTGCACCACGTCGCGAACCGGATCGAGGCATCCGAGCCCCTCCGCGCGGCAGGACTGCGCGATATCGTCCGCGTCAACGTCACCGCTACCGGCACTTGT tgcaagacgctcaagctcaacgacGTGTATTACCAGATGATGTTCAATGTCAGCATGGACCAAGAGGTCATGTTGGGCGAGTACCGTCGTCCTGACAACTCCGACTTTGACCCGCAGCAGCGCGCCGGCCAGTTCTAA
- the ASF1 gene encoding uncharacterized protein (ASF1 like histone chaperone), translating into MSIVNIRNIELINNPAKFDDDYHFKIKFEAIAPLVEDLEWRLIYVGSANSEDFDQELDSCMVGPIPAGVNAFDFVAPAPKHNLLPSVDAEEVLGVTVIIITASYRDKEFVRVGYYVSTYYEDEALKENPPKQVIWEQVHRNVLIEKPKVTRFQNPWDSGAVSAEGYDGGDEQQMSGDLYNSVLPPPVQAAAPAPRNDMDVDQPAIVA; encoded by the exons ATG TCTATC GTCAACATCCGCAACATTGAGCTCATCAACAACCCCGCAAAGTTTGACGACGACTATCACTTCAAGATCAAGTTCGAGGCTATAGCCCCACTtgtcgagg ACCTCGAGTGGCGTCTCATCTATGTCGGCTCGGCCAACAGCGAGGACTTTGACCAGGAGTTAGACTCATGTATGG TGGGACCCATCCCTGCCGGTGTGAACGCGTTCGACTTTGTCGCCCCCGCGCCCAAGCACAACCTGCTGCCGTCGGTCGACGCTGAGGAGGTCCTTGGCGTGACggtcatcatcatcactgCGTCGTACCGCGACAAGGAATTTGTGCGCGTCGGCTACTACGTCAGCACGTActacgaggacgaggcgctcaaggagaacCCGCCAAAGCAGGTGATCTGGGAGCAGGTGCACCGCAATGTCCTGATCGAGAAGCCGAAGGTCACACG attCCAGAACCCCTGGGACTCGGGGGCTGTGTCGGCGGAGGGGTAtgacggcggcgatgagCAACAAATGTCGGGAGACCTGTACAACTCTGTGCTCCCGCCACCCGTTCAGGCCGCAGCTCCTGCGCCCAGAAACGACATGGACGTCGACCAGCCGGCCATCGTGGCGTAG
- a CDS encoding uncharacterized protein (Protein of unknown function (DUF974)), translating into MNSPPNSLASLLSAVPNVYQGAPPAPPAEEGNHDAIIMTYLRDAYEPVEERYYPPYRPSAPRGAPPSPPDPTVPIPTTLANIGAALANATDTPFTISLPPAVGMEEAFTDTLDRGEMGGKRRKAPHERAGWKEMDDEKRRDGSAEAAATLIAFEEEERPSKRQAKSKEARAEQNRKAQQLFRRKREEKIKQLELDSMALASTRSRLAVAEARLSDMALELEAKMIEAQGMRRALATAVNVAGLSVVKPDGALVLSPEEYEGRDRARVTPAHLDAACDGLARAARQLAKANRRQREDVRAAHEASQHAQA; encoded by the exons ATGAACAGCCCCCCCAACAGCCTAGCGTCACTCCTCTCAGCCGTCCCCAATGTGTACCAAGGCGCAccgccggcgccgcctgccgaggaggggaaCCACGACGCGATAATCATGACAT ACCTCCGCGACGCCTACGAACCCGTCGAGGAACGCTACTACCCTCCCTACCGGCCgtctgcgccgcgcggtgctccgccctcgccacccgACCCAACCGTGCCCATCCCCACCACACTTGCCAACATTGGTGCAGCACTGGCCAATGCAACGGATACGCCATTCACGATATCCCTTCCCCCTGCAGTGGGGATGGAAGAGGCGTTCACAGACACGTTGGACCGCGGCGAAATGGGTGGGAAGCGGCGCAAGGCACCACACGAGCGCGCCGGTTggaaggagatggacgacgagaagcgccGTGATGGATCCGCTGAAGCCGCTGCAACGCTCATTGCAtttgaggaggaggaacggcCATCTAAGCGACAGGCCAAGTC AAAGGAAGCGCGGGCAGAACAGAACCGCAAGGCACAGCAACTGTTCCGCCGTaagcgcgaggagaagatcaAGCAACTCGAACTCGACTCTATGGCTTTAGCAAGTACACGTTCCCGCCTTGCTGTTGCCGAAGCCCGGTTATCCGACATGGCCTTA GaactcgaggccaagatgATCGAGGCGCAGGGTATGCGGAGGGCACTGGCTACAGCAGTAAATGTTGCTGGACTTAGTGTTGTCAAGCCTGATGGAgcgctcgtcctctctCCAGAAGAGTATGAGGGGCGGGATCGGGCACGCGTCACTCCAGcccacctcgacgcggcaTGTGATGGACTCGCAAGAGCTGCTCGGCAGCTCGCAAAGGCTAATCGACGGCAGAGGGAGGATGTGCGTGCTGCCCACGAGGCCAGCCAGCATGCTCAGGCTTAA
- the TRM1 gene encoding uncharacterized protein (N2,N2-dimethylguanosine tRNA methyltransferase), with the protein MSTSIPYTVPIEGGIPDTHRPHTERTTTILIPKDASAFLNPVQEYNRDLSVSVIRAWNEERKEKLEAQFRERRAKKQRKEGKSVPATTAEEDATNTDAGPSESDPKFIVPKITILEALSATGLRSIRYAKEIPDVKVVLANDLSASACDAMRRNVALNGVGEGDGDAVDHPDIGRREDCTGVVRVNEGDACTLMYNHRDPKSRVDMVDLDPYGTAAPFIDAAIGAINDGGLLAVTCTDLAVLAGSNYPEKCLSNYGGVCCNAEYSHEVALRLVLNSLAQAAARYGRTITPLLSFSIDFYVRLFVRVETKAVDVKKLLVNTGPVYICAYCESPTVQPFGRVIEKRSAKGNINTVYKSIQAPTVGQKCTECGKPHHIAGPMWLGPIHDSEFAERVLKSIDGEQDKYGTWPRMNGMLTLAMNELPDPFYFTSNKVHGFGRATSAPTKMVVSALLNGGYKVSRSHASSGSIKTNAPRSFIYDIVREHIKTNPVRMDKISENSPARAFVNKPMTYTIDFTRHPDAKDFEKPEKTVLYQLNPLPGWGPAARAKDIKTSKVVEDKKRKTEETGDNEEAAMNA; encoded by the exons ATGTCCACCTCCATCCCCTACACTGTCCCCATCGAGGGTGGCATTCCCGACACTCACCGTCCACACACGGAGCGCACAACCACAATCCTCATCCCGAAGgacgcctcggccttcctcaaccccgTCCAGGAGTACAACCGCGACCTCTCGGTGTCTGTTATCCGCGCATGgaacgaggagcgcaaggagaaACTCGAGGCCCAGTTTCGTGAGCGACGTGCCAAGAagcagcgcaaggagggcaagtCTGTACCTGCTACCACGGCTGAAGAGGACGCTACGAACACCGACGCCGGGCCATCAGAG TCCGATCCCAAGTTCATCGTGCCCAAGATTACGATCCTCGAGGCTCTGTCAGCCACCGGCCTCCGCTCGATTAGGTACGCCAAGGAGATCCCGGACGTCAAGGTGGTGCTCGCGAACGACTTGTCCGCTTCGGCATGTGACGCCATGCGCCGCAATGTCGCCCTCAatggcgttggcgagggagaCGGCGATGCCGTGGACCACCCCGACatcggccgccgcgaggaCTGCACTGGCGTCGTGCGCGTCAACGAGGGCGATGCGTGCACGCTCATGTACAACCACCGCGACCCCAAGTCACGCGTCGACATGGTCGACCTTGACCCATACGGAACTGCTGCGCCGTtcatcgacgccgcgaTTGGCGCGATCAATGATGgtggcctcctcgccgtgaCCTGCACCGACCTTGCGGTGCTCGCCGGTTCCAACTACCCCGAAAAGTGCCTCTCCAACTACGGCGGCGTGTGCTGCAACGCCGAGTACAGccacgaggtcgcgctccgcctcgtcctgAACTCGCTGGCACAGGCTGCTGCGCGGTATGGACGCACGATCACGCCTCTCCTCTCGTTCTCAATCGACTTCTACGTCCGCCTCTTCGTCCGCgtcgagaccaaggccgtcgacgtcaagaaGCTCCTTGTCAACACTGGCCCTGTGTATATCTGCGCGTACTGCGAGTCACCGACTGTGCAGCCGTTCGGCCGAGTGATCGAGAAGAGGTCGGCCAAGGGCAACATCAACACTGTCTACAAGAGCATCCAGGCGCCGACAGTGGGGCAGAAGTGCACCGAGTGCGGAAAACCTCACCACATCGCCGGCCCCATGTGGCTCGGCCCTATCCATGACTCGGAGTTTGCGGAGCGCGTCCTCAAGAgcatcgacggcgagcaGGACAAGTACGGCACATGGCCGCGCATGAATGGCATGCTCACCCTCGCGATGAAT GAGCTGCCAGACCCGTTCTATTTCACCTCGAACAAGGTGCACGGATTTGGGCGCgcaacctcggcgccaaccAAGATGGTGGT CTCTGCTCTTCTGAATGGTGGGTACAAGGTGTCGCGCTCCCATGCGTCGTCTGGCTCGATCAAGACGAATGCTCCCCGTTCGTTCATCTACGACATTGTACGTGAGCACATCAAGACCAATCCCGTTCGCATGGACAAGATTTCGGAGAATTcgccggcgagggcgtTCGTCAACAAGCCCATGAC CTACACCATTGACTTTACGCGGCATCCGGATGCCAAGGACTTTGAGAAGCCCGAGAAGACGGTGCTGTACCAGCTCAACCCCCTGCCCGGTTGGGGACCggctgcgcgcgccaaggacatCAAGACGTCCAaggtggtcgaggacaagaagcgcaagacggaggag actggtgacaacgaggaggcggcgatgaACGCGTAG